The following nucleotide sequence is from Salvia splendens isolate huo1 chromosome 2, SspV2, whole genome shotgun sequence.
CTCACACCACACACACCCATCTAGTATAACAAATCGAACCCCGTCACAAATTAGCAAGAGTTCCAGCCCGTCTTGGTTGATGGTCATGGTATGTGAATTGTTTCGGGCTCTTAATAGGCCATTTCTCATGGGAGACGTACATAGCAATATATAGAATCCAGGTTGTAATATTCATGGCTAAAGATTGAATGTAGCATAAAGTTGATGGAACCATAACCAGACACCAAATAAGAATTTGGTTCAAAAAGGGAATTTAACAAGACATGAAGACAACGATCCGGACTACAGTTGTATTCTTTTGAAGGGAGGGAAATTTTTATGCCTACTTCTCTAAGATAGTAATCTCCAGTAAAAGAAGAAGGCTTCTGGTGCTGAAGAAGACTATGGGAAGTAGACAGGCCAATTGAAGTAGTATGAGTCTCGCACTTTTTTGTCCATTTGATTCCACTGTTGAAGAAAATCAAAATCATATGTAAGAAACAAAAGGCTAGAGAGGGTGCAGAAGCCAAATGTAGCAGTATGAGTTCCCCGACATTGTTATGTCTGAAACATGAGAAGAAGGTACCTGGAATTGATATGGTTGATTCTTGGCACGCGCTTTCTTCCAGTGATATTGTTCAAAAAGCATTGCTTTGTCATGCCAACTGCATTGTTAAAGAAAATGTGCATATGAACTGAAAGGATCCATAAAGATGCAAGAATAGCAACGAAGTGGACCTCAAAGGAATAGAAGTAGCAAGTCAAAAGGGAAGAGGTAAAAAAGTGTTTGCTTTGGAAGCATTTGAGCAACATGTAAGATGAAGAAGGAAAGACCAATAGGAAACAAAGTGCCATTTTCTCTTCTAGTAACATCTAAAGAAAGAGATAGAGCACGAACAGCTGTGGGCAATCAGAGGATCAATAATCCAGATGTACACCTAATTAACCTGAAAATGAAATAACAAATAAACCACCAAACCAACCGGACAAGGCACCCAGGCTGGATCAATATGGTTTAAAAGTAGTGACCCTACAAGCTCTCACCATAACTACACTAAACTCAATTCTCAAGTCAATTTGAACTGTTACAAATTCGAGATGCTAATTAAGGCTTCATGCAAGCATTTGAAATTCTCGGCAAAACTTATGGACATTGAGTGGGGAAAATTACAGTTAAAGATAACCAAAGTGTTTGCTTTAAAATGCAGAACATAAGGCCTCAACCAAGAACTATCCTACAATGGATGAAGATACATAGATGTTCATGTATGGAATAAGCAAGCTGTGCTAACAAGAATTAGATGTTAATAGAGGAAAGGCCAAACTGCAATAGTAAAGAGTACTTCATCCATATATGATACAACagagaagaaaataaagtaaataaattagtGAAAGATGTCATCTAATCTTCAATGTATAGCAAGCTGCTAGAAAGACGATGGAGTTTAACCTGGAAGATGCCTACTTCCACATTTATTTATACAATAATAAAGGTTGATAAAAAAAGACATTTGGTGACAAATAAGTTGGAAACATTGTGCATTTTGTATTGTGAGACATCCTTATCTTTTCTGCCTTCCATGGAAGGATTGCACATACTATAAAATACTATCAGCTAACACTTCACAAAGTGTTCCAATAATATCCTGCAGATTTTGATTAAACCCTAAACACAGCATTAAAATTCATCAACCAACCAGTAGAATTATGTACCAGGCACTACACATCTTCCCATCCTAGTAAATGCTATGCACAATTCAGTAGCTTAAGGCACAGAGAACACAAACAACACATACATAGATGATGACATAACAACCTACAATTCATAACcacatgataaaaaaaaataaaaaaaggcatGAAAAACATTTTGCATAGTTACAGAGAAACATTGACAGAGAAAGTAGCGTGAGTGTGGAAGAATACTTGAATTGGTTGGAGAGAGTCCACATGTAAGGGTTACAGAGAACACAAACAACACATACACAGATGATGACATAACAACCTACAATTCATAACCACatgataaaaaatataaaaaaaggcATGAAAAACATTTTGCATAGTTACAGAGAAACATTGACAGAGAAAGTAGCGTGAGTGTGGAAGAATACTTGAATTGGTTGGAGAGAGTCCACATGTAAGGGTTAATCCAGGTAAGGGCGGAGAAGGCGGCGGACCCGATCCATATGTTCACGAACCTTTCCGGATCAGCGTGAGGAACTCCCGGGTCGCCCCGATAAGCGTTTCCGAAGTACTTCTCCATATCTATTTCTCCTCAGCCGCTCTTCCTTATCCTAATTTATCCCTTATCAGTTTAGGGCTTTTTAAATTATCTTTCGCCTTCcgataattaattatttacatcaatattttgggaaaaaagaaattaaaaaaaaaatacggTACAATAGAAGCTACGGAGAGGGGATAGGAGAGTAGAGTGTGTTTCGTTGCAAAAATGGAAGTAGTTGATCTTCGTCGAATAAATATCTACTTTAATTGCCAAATTGTTGCTACCAATTCTCTGAAAGCCCCGCCGGATAGGTCATGCTGCCATCCCAGAAATCTCAGTCTGCATACCAAAAGGAGACGCAGCATTCATCTCACTACATCCAGGTTTTCTCGTTATGCATTCGTGTGACTTAATCACTAGAATTCACCGAAACAAATTATAATTTctattattagtattttgtGAGCTGGTTTGCtgttgatggggtgcgtactaaacaagcccaacagcaatgacggcccatcagcccaaagcccaaggaagagtatgagttcggcattaccaaagagttcggcctcagcctacagctcggtaaaagccaacctatcaagctctgctctcaggtcggcatcaagctctactctcagatcggcaaccaaagcaggagtatgagttcggcattaccaaagagttcggcctcagcctacagctcggtaaaagccaaccaatcaagctctgctctcaggtcggcatcaagctctactctcagatcggcaaccaaagcagttcggtctcagtattcgaccgaacaaggagttagtggacccatacaggatgtccaacacacccactaccacgtggtgtcaactcaggccacgatcgtaggccatgacctacgctacatccacgatcttaggccatgacctacacgacatccacgacttagggtggtgatgcaagccacgatcttagtccaagatataaatggaacttagatctgatatgagggggttaagctctctagagataaaacaccatatagcaaatagcaagtttgtatttgtaagctgtagaaaacagatcaagcaatacaatcttgccctccctttttcccgtggacgtagatttacttcagtaaatcgaaccacgtaaattctttgtgtctgcattttcattctctaccagcatttgctaacatcaaaaattcgcggatccatcagctGTGTTTCCGAATGTACAATTCCTAAGGAACTTCCCAAGTAATGAGCCTATTTGGAAAAGTTGTCATGGTCAGGTTTGATACACTGATCTTACCTCAAGGGA
It contains:
- the LOC121792212 gene encoding uncharacterized protein LOC121792212, which translates into the protein MEKYFGNAYRGDPGVPHADPERFVNIWIGSAAFSALTWINPYMWTLSNQFNWHDKAMLFEQYHWKKARAKNQPYQFQWNQMDKKVRDSYYFNWPVYFP